In Penaeus chinensis breed Huanghai No. 1 chromosome 26, ASM1920278v2, whole genome shotgun sequence, a single genomic region encodes these proteins:
- the LOC125039192 gene encoding caspase-1-like isoform X1: MIFELLFVLLFIIKSGSEKRVHTRPPEATMEDTISGGSQLDEPRGTNGQVGDSGSSETDAGGMGQTGVGGVPEGFARMSVDRDAVCYNMSHKQRGHCVIFNHRHFDQHTGLGERNGTDRDRDQAQELFKNLGFQVTVYNDLTVKEVKKKIKGIAVDVNHSECDALAVVFMSHGEKNVLWGRDDTFKSDYLFENFKADRCPTLAGKPKLFFIQACRGEKLDAGTTLQRDELDSGCQSSYKIPNSADFLECWSTIPGHYSWRNPANGSWFIQSLVKVLTQDSAREDLLSMMTSVNRNLTLNFESYCPNEQDMHGKKQAAYIISTLMRKVYFNSDCSPGVGK, from the exons AtgatttttgaattattatttgtgcttttatttattattaaatctGGGAGTGAAAAGCGTGTTCATACAAG gCCGCCAGAAGCTACCATGGAGGACACCATCAGCGGAGGGAGCCAGCTCGACGAGCCAAGGGGAACCAATGGCCAAGTGGGCGACAGCGGCAGCAGTGAGACCGACGCCGGGGGAATGGGGCAGAC GGGTGTGGGTGGCGTGCCTGAAGGCTTTGCGAGAATGTCAGTAGACCGTGATGCTGTGTGCTACAACATGAGCCACAAGCAGCGCGGCCACTGCGTCATCTTCAACCACCGCCACTTCGACCAGCACACAGGCCTTGGG GAGAGGAATGGCACAGACCGTGACCGTGACCAGGCACAGGAACTCTTCAAGAACCTAGGGTTCCAAGTGACTGTCTACAACGACCTCACTGTGAAAGAggtcaagaagaaaataaagggca TCGCTGTCGACGTAAACCACTCGGAATGCGATGCGCTGGCAGTGGTGTTCATGTCACACGGGGAGAAGAATGTTCTTTGGGGCCGTGATGACACATTTAAATCCGATTACCTGTTTGAAAATTTCAAAGCCGACCGGTGCCCTACCCTCGCCGGAAAGCCGAAGCTCTTCTTCATCCAG GCATGCCGTGGTGAGAAATTGGACGCAGGCACGACCCTCCAGCGGGACGAGCTTGACTCCGGCTGCCAGTCCTCTTATAAGATCCCCAACTCGGCCGACTTCCTGGAGTGCTGGTCCACCATAcctg GTCACTACTCTTGGCGTAACCCCGCCAATGGCTCGTGGTTCATTCAGTCGCTGGTGAAAGTGCTGACCCAAGACAGTGCGCGCGAGGACCTACTCTCCATGATGACCAGCGTGAACCGAAACTTGACGCTGAACTTCGAGTCCTATTGCCCAA ATGAGCAGGACATGCATGGGAAAAAGCAAGCTGCCTACATTATCTCAACCCTGATGCGAAAGGTGTACTTTAATAGTGACTGCTCCCCGGGcgtagggaagtag
- the LOC125038872 gene encoding uncharacterized protein LOC125038872, protein MSVTVRTVPDPPPPPPQGLTVVGTFLPSYLPEWPVDNLSLWLSLAEGLLLPLVLGLVDATFSEAAGASCSRDKPQPHKYDDGDGPFRLFPKEEVKSFPLTNGSLFSSLLNMSVDNPAQILPSYRRGGGAGMKMGVSSQEIRGLVAAGPPPRVRDPYGPPFYPREATESLGSAATSSQDPIYSDPLTKVGSVGSSLKEDHIYATLSETFGSMSSLSEGFLGDDQRCSSVTTVANDDFEFHDPRAATPPAPAHLPAHLPARDRGLASACNLALAGRPPAQLPPEALRDEADDAYGLSSGSTSSASLSAASSSFRSASSQVTATVDSSGRGERLHLAKADNRRQSDPDDDDDDDDDDEDDERRDRDEVGFYNTGYECDTLEKKRKALFAEPLGLRAREGDGRDDGTLSRKHRSSSLSMNDLDRLDDKEEEMMFILPVKSESMLSLYRLYLAEDEAEGASLHYSVEISRSEGDLSLAAGVGPAGVGVGEGKSEGALHEVYQKRRAPEAGGSRVKLQHKIQRAKGMQQRARRPPAPPLAVSSAGVGAGMQVAIMDKARRRNGIITIQDPSGLSVEELFRVLDRASAKKAVPYAADPAAPPPPPPQTSDFKKIFVSEYL, encoded by the exons atgagCGTCACTGTTCGCACtgtccctgacccccccccccccccccctcagggcCTGACGGTGGTCGGGACGTTCCTGCCGTCGTACCTCCCGGAGTGGCCCGTGGACAACCTGTCGCTGTGGCTGTCGCTGGCGGAGGGCCTCCTGCTGCCCCTGGTGCTGGGCCTCGTCGACGCCACCTTCAGCGAGGCGGCGGGCGCGTCGTGCTCGCGGGACAAGCCGCAGCCGCATAAGTATGACG aCGGCGACGGGCCCTTCCGCCTGTTCCCGAAGGAGGAGGTCAAGTCCTTCCCGCTCACCAACGGCTCGCTCTTCTCGTCCCTCCTCAACATGAGCGTCGACAACCCCGCCCAGATCCTGCCGTCCTACAGGAGAG GGGGCGGAGCGGGCATGAAGATGGGCGTGTCCTCTCAGGAAATCCGGGGTCTGGTGGCCGCCGGGCCCCCGCCGCGGGTGAGGGACCCCTACGGGCCCCCCTTCTACCCCAGGGAAGCCACGGAGTCCCTGGGGTCCGCCGCAACCAGCAGTCAGGACCCCATCTACTCGGACCCCCTCACCAAG GTGGGCAGCGTGGGCAGCTCCCTGAAGGAGGACCACATCTACGCGACGCTGTCCGAGACGTTCGGGTCCATGTCGTCGCTGAGCGAGGGCTTCCTGGGCGACGACCAGCGCTGCTCGTCCGTCACCACGGTGGCCAACGACGACTTCGAGTTCCACGACCCGCGCGCCGCCacgccgcccgcgcccgcccaCTTGCCCGCCCACTTGCCCGCCCGCGACCGCGGCCTCGCCAGCGCCTGCAACCTTGCGCTGGCGGGCCGCCCCCCCGCGCAGCTGCCGCCCGAGGCCCTCCGCGACGAGGCCGACGACGCCTACGGCCTCTCGTCCGGCAGCACCTCGTCCGCGTCGCTGTCGGCGGCGTCCTCGTCCTTCCGCTCCGCCAGCTCGCAGGTCACGGCCACCGTCGACAGCAGCGGCCGCGGCGAGCGCCTCCACCTCGCCAAGGCGGACAACCGCCGCCAGAGCGAccccgacgacgacgacgacgacgacgacgacgacgaggacgacgagcgGCGCGACCGCGACGAGGTCGGCTTCTACAACACGGGCTACGAGTGCGACACGCTCGAGAAGAAGCGCAAGGCGCTGTTCGCGGAGCCGCTGGGGCTGCGGGCGCGCGAGGGCGACGGCCGCGACGACGGCACGCTGTCGCGCAAGCACCGGTCGTCGTCGCTGTCCATGAACGACCTGGACCGCCTggacgacaaggaggaggagatgatgttcATCCTGCCCGTCAAGAGCGAGTCCATGCTGAGCCTGTACCGCCTGTACCTGGCGGAGGACGAGGCGGAGGGCGCCAGCCTGCACTACTCCGTCGAGATCTCGCGCTCCGAGGGCGACCTGTCGCTGGCGGCGGGCGTGGGGcctgcgggcgtgggcgtgggcgagggCAAGAGCGAGGGCGCGCTGCACGAGGTGTACCAGAAGCGGCGCGCGCCCGAGGCCGGCGGCAGCCGCGTCAAGCTGCAGCACAAGATCCAGCGGGCCAAGGGCATGCAGCAgcgcgcccgccgcccgcccgcgccgcccctggCCGTGAGCAGCGCGGGCGTGGGTGCCGGCATGCAGGTGGCCATCATGGACAAGGCGCGGCGCAGGAACGGCATCATCACCATCCAGGACCCGTCGGGGCTGTCGGTGGAGGAGCTGTTCCGCGTGCTGGACCGCGCCTCCGCCAAGAAGGCCGTGCCCTACGCCGCCGACcccgccgcgccgccgccgccgccgccgcagactTCAGACTTCAAGAAGATCTTCGTCAGTGAGTATCTCTAA
- the LOC125039192 gene encoding caspase-1-like isoform X2, producing the protein MEDTISGGSQLDEPRGTNGQVGDSGSSETDAGGMGQTGVGGVPEGFARMSVDRDAVCYNMSHKQRGHCVIFNHRHFDQHTGLGERNGTDRDRDQAQELFKNLGFQVTVYNDLTVKEVKKKIKGIAVDVNHSECDALAVVFMSHGEKNVLWGRDDTFKSDYLFENFKADRCPTLAGKPKLFFIQACRGEKLDAGTTLQRDELDSGCQSSYKIPNSADFLECWSTIPGHYSWRNPANGSWFIQSLVKVLTQDSAREDLLSMMTSVNRNLTLNFESYCPNEQDMHGKKQAAYIISTLMRKVYFNSDCSPGVGK; encoded by the exons ATGGAGGACACCATCAGCGGAGGGAGCCAGCTCGACGAGCCAAGGGGAACCAATGGCCAAGTGGGCGACAGCGGCAGCAGTGAGACCGACGCCGGGGGAATGGGGCAGAC GGGTGTGGGTGGCGTGCCTGAAGGCTTTGCGAGAATGTCAGTAGACCGTGATGCTGTGTGCTACAACATGAGCCACAAGCAGCGCGGCCACTGCGTCATCTTCAACCACCGCCACTTCGACCAGCACACAGGCCTTGGG GAGAGGAATGGCACAGACCGTGACCGTGACCAGGCACAGGAACTCTTCAAGAACCTAGGGTTCCAAGTGACTGTCTACAACGACCTCACTGTGAAAGAggtcaagaagaaaataaagggca TCGCTGTCGACGTAAACCACTCGGAATGCGATGCGCTGGCAGTGGTGTTCATGTCACACGGGGAGAAGAATGTTCTTTGGGGCCGTGATGACACATTTAAATCCGATTACCTGTTTGAAAATTTCAAAGCCGACCGGTGCCCTACCCTCGCCGGAAAGCCGAAGCTCTTCTTCATCCAG GCATGCCGTGGTGAGAAATTGGACGCAGGCACGACCCTCCAGCGGGACGAGCTTGACTCCGGCTGCCAGTCCTCTTATAAGATCCCCAACTCGGCCGACTTCCTGGAGTGCTGGTCCACCATAcctg GTCACTACTCTTGGCGTAACCCCGCCAATGGCTCGTGGTTCATTCAGTCGCTGGTGAAAGTGCTGACCCAAGACAGTGCGCGCGAGGACCTACTCTCCATGATGACCAGCGTGAACCGAAACTTGACGCTGAACTTCGAGTCCTATTGCCCAA ATGAGCAGGACATGCATGGGAAAAAGCAAGCTGCCTACATTATCTCAACCCTGATGCGAAAGGTGTACTTTAATAGTGACTGCTCCCCGGGcgtagggaagtag